The Saccharothrix violaceirubra genome segment CTCCGACATCCGGATGCCCAGGCGTCCGTACGAGGCCGACTTCGGGGAGCATCCGCGTACCGTTCCCCGGCCGTCGCACCGGACGTACTTCGTGTCGGCCGACGACACCCAGTGGCAGCACGCCGTCCAGCCGACGAGGTCCGGTGCGGAGGAATTCCTGGGCCCGTTCACGGCCTACAAACCCGGGGAGGTGATTCGGGAGGAGGCGCTGGGTCGTCCGGCGCTGCCGGGCACGACCCCGTCGATGACCCCGTCCGAGCGCACCGGCGACACGTTCACGTTCAACGTGTCCCCGCTGGTGGACTCGGGCGGACACCGGCGGCTGCTCCCCGACTCGGGCGAGGCGCACCGCACCGGGCTGTGGGCGAACGGCGAACTGCTGGACGAGGGGCCGGTACCCCCGCACCGCGGCTGGCCCATGACCGTTCTGCCCGACCCCGCCGTCTACCGGCTGCTCTACACGAGTGAGCAGTCGGCACCGTGGGCGCCGTACTCGACACGCATCCGCACCGAGTGGACCATCCCGTCCGGCCGTCCGGCGGACGGGACCACCGATCGGGTGCCGTTGATGCGGCTCGACTACCGGCCGGCGCTCGACGACCACAACCGCGCTCCGGGTGGGGCATTCGGGTTCCCGCTGCACGTGGGCCACGTGCCCGGCGTGCACGGTGCGCCGGTGGCGACGGTCCAGGGCTGGGCGTCGTCGGACGACGGCTCGACGTGGGAGCCGATGTCGTTGCTCGACCTCGGCGACGGCGACTACGTGGCCCGGCTTCGCCACCCGTCGTCGGGGGCGGTGTCGTTGCGCGTCGTCGCGGCGGACACGGCGGGCAACGGCATCGACCAGACTGTGATCAGGGCGTACGGGGTGAGCGGGCCGTAGGGGATCGCGGTGCGGGACCATGGTCCCGCACCGCTTTTCCCCGGTGTCGCCGTTCCCTGCTGTCGACCGGGCAGGGTCGACCGGCGAACCGGGATCGGTGGTCGACTCGCTGACCGGGAGGGAACGATGCGTGGCCTGTCGCGCAAGAGGGTGACCTGGGTGGTGCTCGGATTCGTGGTGGTGGCCGTGATCGTCGGGTTGTGGGCGTTCCAACCGTGGCGGGTGTGGACGCGCAGCGAGGTGGACGAGGCCCTGCCCACCGATTTCGCCGTCACCACGACCACCGGACCCGTGACCGGCGCATCGATACCCACGGCCGCCCCGGCCGTGCTGGCCACGGGTGAGTTCGTCACCCAGGAACACGAGACGCACGGCACCGCCAGCGTGCTGCGCAACGGGGACACGCGCATCCTGCGTCTGGAGGGATTCTCCACTTCCGACGGTCCCGACGTGCACATCTGGCTGTCCGACGCGACCGCGGGTGGCGACTGGGGCAAGTACGACGACGGCCGCTACCTGCCACTGGGCCCGATGAAGGCCACCGACGGCAACCAGAACTACACCATCCCCGCGGACGCCGACCTCACCGGCCTGCACAGCGTCGTGGTCTGGTGCGACCGGTTCAACGTCGCCTTCGGTTCCGCCCCGCTGGCCCTCTGAACCGGGTCCGCCACCATCGCCGCCCTGATTCGTTTCCGGTGGGCACGGCCCTGGTGTCCGGTGGGCAGCCGACGGTCCGCCCGGACGAGGTCGTCCGGGCGGACCGTCGGCACCGCGGGTGGGCTCAGCGCACGAACCGCGTCGCCGGGTACCGCGGGTCGTCCCGGTCGAACAGGCCCCGGTCGCGGTGCTTGAGGTGCAGGTCGAAGAACGCGGACAGGTACTCGTGCTGCGCGGCGGCGGACTTGGCCGGGTCGATGGTGCCGATCACCGACTCGGCCACACCGGGCTTGAGTACCCGGGCCAATCGGGGAATCGCCACCTGGTAGTCGGTGAAGCCGAGGTGCGCGGCGCCGCTGAAGTGCAGGTCCCGCTTCCACCCGCGCTGGTTGGCCCAGAACAGCGCCCACGACGGGTCGCTCGGGTCGAGGTGGGTGTGCGCGGACCGCTGCCCGGTGGCCGGGTCCGTCGAGTCGGCGCCCACGAGCATGAACGGTCGGTCCAAGCCGTGCTTCGCGGCGTCACCGGGCTCGCCGTCGCCACCGATCGCGATGCCGCCGTCGAGGTTCACGCCCGCGTCGAAACGCCTGTCCCGGTACATCGTCTCGGCCGCGGTGAACCCGCCGTAGGAGTGCCCGAGCACCCCGACCGAGGTCAGGTCCAGCGCTCCGGACAGCCCGCGTGGCAACGGGTCCCGCTCGGCGTCCGGGTTGGCGCCCCGGGCGAGCCGGGTCAGCTCGTCCAGGGTGAACCGG includes the following:
- a CDS encoding DM13 domain-containing protein, which gives rise to MRGLSRKRVTWVVLGFVVVAVIVGLWAFQPWRVWTRSEVDEALPTDFAVTTTTGPVTGASIPTAAPAVLATGEFVTQEHETHGTASVLRNGDTRILRLEGFSTSDGPDVHIWLSDATAGGDWGKYDDGRYLPLGPMKATDGNQNYTIPADADLTGLHSVVVWCDRFNVAFGSAPLAL
- a CDS encoding alpha/beta hydrolase family protein, coding for MSTPYRRTAALVAGVVTTALLAVPAQAAPPVRVTLPGTSGHHLIGTTDLHLVDGDRADPWHPADRREVMVTVTYPAQRGGERAPWLSPGAARVQEADVADAVTGPVDWAGTRRQARTNAPVERGRWPVVLFSPGFGMAREVNATITDDLASHGYVVVSMSHTHESRWVEFPGGRMVEGTVAGDAGTFGTALDVRVADTRFTLDELTRLARGANPDAERDPLPRGLSGALDLTSVGVLGHSYGGFTAAETMYRDRRFDAGVNLDGGIAIGGDGEPGDAAKHGLDRPFMLVGADSTDPATGQRSAHTHLDPSDPSWALFWANQRGWKRDLHFSGAAHLGFTDYQVAIPRLARVLKPGVAESVIGTIDPAKSAAAQHEYLSAFFDLHLKHRDRGLFDRDDPRYPATRFVR